CAAGCTCAAAATATTTGGATTCGAACATTATCAAAAAAACATCGCGTTCTAATTCGTGGGAATTTAAGCTGGATAGATACTAATAATTTCTCATTTATTGATTCAATGTTACGTTTCTTTTCCAGTATGGATAGTGGTATTCGTGGATATAAATATTTAGATCCTTATGACAACTCTGAATGTTATATAAATGTTGCTGCTAAATTAATTACTACTACAGTTGAATATCAGTATAACATGATTAGTAAATGGTGGGGAGTTATTTTTATGGATGTAGGAGAGATTACTAATAATATTAAATGGAATAATTTCAGATCTGGTATGGGTATTGGAGTACGCTGGCAATTTCCAGTAGGTCTTATAAAATTAGATTTAGCAACTCCATTAATACATAGAGGAAAAGTAAATCATCAGTTTTTATATTTATATGTTAATTTAGGACCAGATTTATGATTTTTATAAAGAAAATCTATTTGATTTTCTTGTTATGGATATCAATAATATGTGGAGTTTTTATGTTTTTATTAGGTACTAATACTGGAACATATTTAACTCTTACAGGTATCGCTTATTATATCCCCGGGTTAACATTTGATTCTGTTTCCGGTACTTGGGGTAATTTTAATATAACCCATATAGTCTATAAAACGCCGATAGGTATAATTGATATTGATCAATGTAACATTTTATTAAATCTAAAATATATATGGAATAAACAGATATATATTGATCATCTTTTTTTAAAAAATATTTTTATAAAAATAACAAAAGTAGATACTAAAAATCAAGAAAATGAAAAATATAAAAAAATAAAAATAGAAAATATTTTTTCTTTTCCGTTTCCTATAATACTAAAAAAAGTAATATTGAATAATACTCATATTATTTCAAAAAATATTATTTTTAAATTAAAAACGCTAGATACTGGATTAACATTTCAAGATAATTTATTAACGGTTTTACCCGTATGTATCAAAGGAGCAGTTTTAAATGTTTCTAATATAAATATATCAAATATGAAAACTAATATAATAAACATGTATAAGCATAGTAACCAATGGAATATAAAATGTTTACTTAAATCATTATCTAGTACATTGTCAGTAACATTGTCTTCTTTTAAGATTCCCATAGATTTAGTTCTAAAAGATGTAAAAGGAGAGAATGTTTATATTTTCGATAATTATCGTAATTATTATACTATTAATCATTTTTGTTTTCGGACATATTTACATGATCAGGCGGCAAGTTTAAAATTAAATATTAAATTACCATATGGATATTTTAATGCGATAGGAAATGTAATATTTAAGGAATATTATCCAATAAATGTTACAGCTGATTATATTGTATATAATATTTCTAGCACCAATAACTCTTCTAATAAGATAAAAAATCAGAATATCAGTAAAATAAAATTAATTCTCACTGGAGAATTATACAATGATATATGTCTTCGTTGTGATTTTTTAGGCATTGTTTCTGCAGTACATGTATTATTAAAAATTAATATGATGAAATTTGGTATACCTATAGGCATATCTGTAGTTGGTAGAAAAATACCGCTTTCTTTTTTAGGAATGGATAATTATTTAATAGAAGATATTAATTTACGTTTAAACGGTGAAATACGAAGTTATTATATTCAAGTAATATTACAATTGAGTAGTATCAAATTTTCAGCAGCACATGTAATCGTGAATGCTCACGGGGATACTAACAGTTGTACCGTTTCTAAATTAAAAGCAACAATGTCAGATGGATATCTTAATATGCAAGGAGTTATTAACTGGACTAATATGATTAGTTGGAACAGTGTATTTTTATTAAATAAAGTTAATTTTTTTCAAAAATGGTTTAAAAATCCAATTAAATTATCAGGTAATATCGTTACTCAAGGACGTTTATATTCTAATGCTTGGGATATTAGAGTATCTGATTTAAATCTTAACGGAAGTGTATCAAATAGTAACATCTCATGTACAGGTGCATTATATAGTAACTCACTCGGTGAGTGGCAAGTCCCGGCATTATTAATAAAATGGGGAACTAATGCGTTAGAAATACAGGGAGACTTGAAAAAAAATTCTGTTTTAAAAGCTATGCTTTCAGCACCAGATTGCAATATAATCATACCTGGATTAAGCGGTAGTGTATATGGAAAATTTAAATTGTATGGACCTATTAGATGTCTTAGATTATTATCAAATGTTGATGTATTTTCTCTGAATTGGAAAGAAAAGAATCTTAATATTAATAAGATAATGATAAATAGTGATATTTGCCGTGATGATATTACGCAAAGTAACCTTTTTTTACAAGCAGATAAAATACGGTGTAGATTTTTGTCATTGCGCCAAATAATAATGCAAGGAAAAGGTAATATTAAACAGCATTATTTAAATTTAACAGCCTGTGACGACATGTTGTCTGGGGAAATAAAACTTTGCGGAAATCTGGATCTTTTTAATAAAACTTGGCATAGCAGAGTTAACAAAACGAGCATTATGACTCCAATGGGAACATGGAAATTAATGCAAGATATTGTTCTCACTTATCAATATTTAACACAAAAAATTATTTTTGATTCACATTACTGGGAAATTATTAATTATACAATTCCTATTTCTAATGGTTTAAAAACAAATATTTTAAACAAAATAGATGATTTATTTAAAAGTTTTAATATAGTTTCTTTAAAAATTTTATTTCCAGAATTAATAAATATACATACCGTTCGTATATCTTTCTCGAATTGTTATTGGGTAGCAGGAGAACGATTACCTAAGGGTACAATTTTATTTTCAGGAAAACAATGCAATATTCAATCTTCTATGGAAGATAAAGAAATAAATTCAATTAAAATAAACAAAATCACTGTAAGAATTATATTAATGCAAGCCATTTCATATTGTAAATGGTTCATAAATTTTGGTAATTATGATCAAAATTATGGATCGTTCAAAATAACCGAATTACATAATACATCTAAAATAACGG
This region of Candidatus Blochmannia vicinus genomic DNA includes:
- a CDS encoding translocation/assembly module TamB domain-containing protein, which translates into the protein MFLLGTNTGTYLTLTGIAYYIPGLTFDSVSGTWGNFNITHIVYKTPIGIIDIDQCNILLNLKYIWNKQIYIDHLFLKNIFIKITKVDTKNQENEKYKKIKIENIFSFPFPIILKKVILNNTHIISKNIIFKLKTLDTGLTFQDNLLTVLPVCIKGAVLNVSNINISNMKTNIINMYKHSNQWNIKCLLKSLSSTLSVTLSSFKIPIDLVLKDVKGENVYIFDNYRNYYTINHFCFRTYLHDQAASLKLNIKLPYGYFNAIGNVIFKEYYPINVTADYIVYNISSTNNSSNKIKNQNISKIKLILTGELYNDICLRCDFLGIVSAVHVLLKINMMKFGIPIGISVVGRKIPLSFLGMDNYLIEDINLRLNGEIRSYYIQVILQLSSIKFSAAHVIVNAHGDTNSCTVSKLKATMSDGYLNMQGVINWTNMISWNSVFLLNKVNFFQKWFKNPIKLSGNIVTQGRLYSNAWDIRVSDLNLNGSVSNSNISCTGALYSNSLGEWQVPALLIKWGTNALEIQGDLKKNSVLKAMLSAPDCNIIIPGLSGSVYGKFKLYGPIRCLRLLSNVDVFSLNWKEKNLNINKIMINSDICRDDITQSNLFLQADKIRCRFLSLRQIIMQGKGNIKQHYLNLTACDDMLSGEIKLCGNLDLFNKTWHSRVNKTSIMTPMGTWKLMQDIVLTYQYLTQKIIFDSHYWEIINYTIPISNGLKTNILNKIDDLFKSFNIVSLKILFPELINIHTVRISFSNCYWVAGERLPKGTILFSGKQCNIQSSMEDKEINSIKINKITVRIILMQAISYCKWFINFGNYDQNYGSFKITELHNTSKITGNIQIKNTLLFPFCRALISLKEPINGLLNLNIHFYGYAHHLKIYGSAQLQNFDINKPDTPFFIKNGQLFIRFFGDHAILNGTMNTDNGSKLNLNGDIVNFNFIRNMHAFFRIWGNQVYFCISPKIKMKISPNITCMLTSEKIHLRGNIEIPWAHIEVKERSKNIVRASSEEILLDDNFEPILDKSKNLCISIYSNVTVSLGNDVNFNGLGLRTKLKGNLEIGYNRNNLLLTGHIDMLSGYFQVYGQNLMIKKGHLLFSGSINQPYLDIEAICNPSNIRNSNIVSIRITGIFDQPKLEVFSTSSLFSPQEIVPYLLGDNRNFILFNTDASVITSFLIGASVKNSEQFINKIGKIFGVQDLALNTQDIIGTTPLVAISGYIAPGLQIKYGISIFDLLTTITVRYCLCSQLYLEATSGSNQAIDLLYKFNF